One genomic window of Leptospira paudalimensis includes the following:
- a CDS encoding TetR/AcrR family transcriptional regulator, which produces MAKKIKNKIGRPKKGQTQISRSLILDLAWETIQNVGFSEFRLATVAEALGIRTPSLYNHVKDTEDIFGEIKKRALQLLGDRLEENLKKTDPTKERIPNFLKSYRSFAKEFPHMYPLVIVSTESDPELKLLGDRILQLCMFAFQFETLDKEVVHRIRIIRSLVHGFIDLEREGGFGRKESVEESFVKLTESLETGKLW; this is translated from the coding sequence ATGGCAAAAAAAATAAAAAACAAAATCGGAAGACCCAAAAAAGGCCAAACCCAAATCAGTCGTAGTTTGATTTTGGATTTAGCTTGGGAAACCATTCAAAACGTTGGGTTTTCCGAATTTCGTTTGGCAACTGTTGCAGAGGCACTTGGCATTCGAACACCTTCGCTTTATAACCATGTAAAGGACACAGAAGATATATTTGGAGAAATTAAAAAGAGGGCCTTGCAACTATTAGGTGACAGACTAGAAGAAAACTTAAAAAAAACCGATCCCACTAAGGAACGGATTCCAAACTTTTTAAAATCCTATCGAAGTTTTGCCAAAGAATTCCCTCATATGTACCCACTGGTCATCGTTTCTACCGAATCGGATCCGGAACTCAAATTACTGGGAGATCGAATTTTACAACTCTGTATGTTTGCATTCCAATTCGAAACTTTAGACAAAGAAGTGGTCCATCGAATTCGGATCATTCGTTCTCTCGTACATGGATTTATTGATCTGGAACGAGAGGGTGGTTTTGGCCGTAAGGAGTCAGTCGAAGAAAGTTTTGTGAAACTAACAGAATCTCTCGAAACAGGAAAACTCTGGTAA
- a CDS encoding response regulator produces MARILVVDDAKFMRTLVKDALVGAGHEIVGEAENGNIAVEQYKNLKPDLVTMDITMREKDGIEATKEIIKFDASAKIIMVTALGQEDLLAKAIKMGVKDFVVKPFPPERLQQAAAKALGL; encoded by the coding sequence ATGGCAAGAATTTTGGTTGTAGATGATGCAAAATTCATGAGAACGCTCGTTAAAGATGCGTTAGTTGGAGCAGGTCACGAAATCGTTGGTGAAGCAGAAAATGGTAACATTGCGGTTGAGCAGTATAAAAATCTCAAACCGGACTTAGTCACCATGGACATTACCATGCGGGAAAAAGATGGGATTGAAGCAACAAAAGAGATTATCAAATTTGATGCTTCTGCTAAAATCATTATGGTTACGGCACTTGGACAAGAAGACCTTTTAGCAAAGGCAATCAAAATGGGTGTAAAGGATTTTGTTGTGAAACCTTTCCCACCAGAAAGATTGCAACAAGCTGCCGCAAAAGCATTAGGTTTATAA
- a CDS encoding protein-glutamate methylesterase/protein-glutamine glutaminase, with product MNKKPTVVIIDDSLLVRNILSDALTKKEEVSVIATGKTGMDCIDLAEKLKPDFIVLDIEMPIMDGLTALAEIKKKKLPSHVIMLSVLTQHGADATFKALELGAVDFIPKPSSGNQFSPEDIAAVLSLKIKGFSDSKLVSPEPISRPERTERQLNKSFQKPIQVDAIGIGTSTGGPKALQTVFAGIPADFAKPIFVVQHMPAGFTKAFADRLNSLSKIHVKEAEQGDLVQAGTAYIAPGDYQMKVVSKGKDRFIELTHSEQVNGHRPSIEVLFDSLVETYGGDHLLSMIMTGMGKDGSHAISNIHAKGGITLAQNEATSVVYGMNRVAVELGGIDFVLPVDELVPKMIELLKSRGN from the coding sequence ATGAACAAAAAACCGACCGTTGTGATCATTGATGACTCACTCCTTGTGAGGAATATTTTAAGTGATGCTCTCACTAAAAAAGAGGAAGTTTCTGTGATTGCCACTGGCAAAACAGGGATGGACTGTATTGATCTTGCTGAAAAGTTAAAACCAGATTTTATCGTTTTGGACATCGAGATGCCCATCATGGATGGATTAACGGCTCTCGCTGAAATCAAAAAGAAAAAACTTCCGAGCCATGTGATCATGTTGTCGGTTCTTACGCAACATGGTGCCGATGCTACTTTTAAGGCACTGGAACTCGGTGCAGTTGATTTTATCCCAAAACCTTCTAGTGGGAATCAGTTTTCGCCAGAGGACATAGCAGCTGTTTTATCGCTCAAAATCAAAGGATTTTCGGATTCCAAACTCGTCAGTCCAGAACCCATTTCCCGTCCTGAACGGACCGAACGGCAATTAAATAAAAGTTTTCAAAAACCGATCCAAGTAGATGCTATCGGAATTGGAACCTCCACGGGGGGACCAAAAGCGTTACAAACCGTTTTTGCAGGGATTCCAGCTGATTTTGCAAAGCCCATTTTTGTTGTGCAACATATGCCAGCAGGATTTACAAAAGCTTTTGCAGACAGATTAAATTCTTTGTCTAAAATACATGTGAAAGAAGCAGAACAGGGTGATTTGGTGCAAGCCGGAACCGCTTACATTGCCCCTGGTGACTACCAAATGAAGGTAGTTTCAAAAGGAAAAGATCGTTTCATAGAGCTTACCCATTCAGAACAAGTGAATGGACATAGGCCTTCCATTGAAGTATTGTTTGATAGTTTGGTGGAAACATATGGAGGCGATCATTTATTATCCATGATCATGACAGGTATGGGTAAAGATGGTTCACATGCCATTTCCAACATACACGCGAAAGGTGGTATTACTTTGGCGCAGAATGAAGCAACTTCTGTTGTGTATGGAATGAACCGTGTGGCTGTAGAACTTGGGGGAATTGATTTTGTTCTCCCAGTGGATGAATTAGTACCAAAAATGATTGAATTATTAAAGTCGAGAGGGAATTAA
- a CDS encoding chemotaxis protein CheW yields the protein MAGILGEYTEVFLEESEDQIEELNSNLVKLEKDHENPEIINDIFRAAHSLKSSSAFVGLYNLSDLAHTMENLLQKIREGSLEINVKLVNLLFECFDLIKQVIEGVANGIKVETPFTDMIQKLQDYEVSVSGGGSSNKSAVSTSGTKQGQVGNQTSIGNLTEDEISEIRTALKEEEGQTAFTVDLRLKNETPMQNLRLLLILQSVKQSGVVIRCNPTEEALDNGQGSFALSFITVTKYSKDELYTQCNIDMVDTLSVMELQIPQTEMEALEKRVDVTPTVNNPASPVSNDVEEKVVVKGSANFEKAVTDSKVVMRTIKVSSDKLDQLMNNVGELVITNSGFQKIYDDLVAQFGEDSLFNELKGKIDQINRISKDLQTGIMNIRMVPIGSVFNRFTRLIRDLSLETGKQVNLVLRGENTELDKKVIDAIGEPLIHLIRNSVDHGIESPEERKLAGKSEEGTVELNAYQGGSNILVEIRDDGKGLNKNKILKKAIERGLVTEADSQNLSESDIFQFIFAPGFSTADKISDISGRGVGMNVVNKLIEEFKGKIIIHSEEGKGSSFTLSFPQALAIIPSILVIMEEEVYAFPLSEVSETIKVNLDQITTLEGHEIINLRGEVLPIYRLNRILGLADKQEMVEVPVVIVNYKTRKLGFMVDDLIGKHETVIKSLGKNFQDVQGLTGATIMGDGTIILVLDIPGLVEIAADKVDWTDKLVSGEMMKRSSTIRSLEMSDSEYIFKSNHPTNRYNAKLIELRAKDKSRIKKEKHKIEKHIIVPKEEVFTEEPVTNQKITTEVIKKETTVNGHSEDHSSANESITSTLVLDHKTDEIHRLADVAKIENVKLTEREQAAEIIKGFVEQKEERLNQVSALNSDAINEIMSSKDIKKLENIVNTGMMNAGVVLSQLVGKEVELFIPEIKLTDRDGLAKEFRYSMDQFFGMKIRMTGDLNGNLLMMFSEENGSEIARELLGSEEAKYADGSNHKLSDDMMSVLSEISNIVCSSVMNSLSNKLKKEILPSVPEMITGSFMEVVDIVKPERTKFLSMHTEFNHQGSNLIGVLVFLPDFDELVELIHKS from the coding sequence TTGGCTGGAATTTTAGGTGAATACACAGAAGTTTTCCTGGAAGAGTCCGAGGACCAAATTGAAGAACTCAATTCCAATTTGGTAAAACTAGAGAAAGACCACGAAAATCCCGAAATCATCAATGATATCTTTCGTGCAGCTCATTCCTTAAAAAGTTCGTCAGCCTTTGTTGGTTTGTACAATTTATCCGACCTCGCTCACACGATGGAAAACCTTCTCCAAAAAATTAGAGAAGGTAGTTTGGAAATTAATGTTAAACTTGTAAATTTACTGTTTGAATGTTTTGATTTAATCAAACAAGTGATAGAAGGTGTTGCCAACGGTATCAAAGTAGAGACCCCATTCACTGACATGATCCAAAAACTCCAGGATTATGAAGTATCAGTCTCTGGTGGTGGAAGTTCCAATAAATCGGCAGTCTCAACTTCTGGAACCAAACAAGGACAAGTTGGAAACCAAACATCTATCGGGAATTTGACAGAAGACGAAATTTCTGAAATTAGAACTGCACTGAAAGAAGAAGAAGGCCAAACTGCATTTACAGTTGACCTGCGTTTAAAAAATGAAACGCCGATGCAAAACCTAAGATTACTACTGATTTTACAGTCAGTCAAACAGTCAGGTGTTGTTATCCGTTGTAATCCAACCGAAGAAGCGTTGGATAATGGTCAAGGTAGTTTCGCACTTTCTTTTATTACAGTTACTAAATATTCAAAAGACGAACTTTATACACAATGTAACATTGATATGGTGGATACCCTTTCGGTAATGGAACTCCAAATCCCTCAAACGGAAATGGAAGCACTGGAAAAACGAGTCGATGTAACACCAACCGTAAACAATCCAGCAAGTCCAGTTTCCAATGATGTAGAAGAAAAGGTGGTTGTGAAGGGTTCTGCCAATTTTGAAAAGGCAGTTACCGATTCAAAGGTTGTGATGCGAACCATCAAAGTATCTTCAGATAAACTTGACCAACTCATGAACAATGTGGGTGAGCTTGTGATCACAAACTCTGGATTCCAAAAAATCTATGATGATTTGGTAGCACAGTTTGGGGAAGATTCTTTATTCAATGAACTAAAGGGTAAAATCGACCAAATCAATCGTATTTCCAAAGACTTACAAACAGGAATCATGAACATTCGAATGGTTCCCATTGGATCTGTGTTCAATCGTTTCACTAGGCTGATTCGTGATTTGTCACTTGAAACTGGCAAACAAGTAAATTTGGTTTTACGTGGTGAAAATACTGAACTAGATAAAAAAGTCATTGATGCGATTGGAGAACCACTCATCCACCTTATCCGAAATTCAGTTGATCATGGAATTGAATCGCCAGAAGAAAGAAAACTGGCAGGTAAATCGGAAGAAGGGACTGTCGAACTGAATGCATACCAAGGTGGATCTAATATCCTTGTGGAAATTCGGGATGATGGAAAGGGTCTTAATAAAAATAAAATCTTAAAAAAGGCCATCGAACGAGGGTTAGTCACTGAAGCTGATTCCCAAAACTTATCAGAGTCTGATATATTTCAGTTTATTTTTGCTCCAGGATTTTCAACAGCAGATAAAATTTCCGATATCTCTGGCCGTGGGGTTGGAATGAATGTGGTGAACAAACTCATTGAAGAATTTAAGGGAAAAATCATCATCCATTCGGAAGAAGGAAAAGGATCTTCCTTTACTTTATCTTTCCCACAAGCACTTGCGATCATTCCATCCATCCTTGTGATCATGGAAGAAGAAGTGTATGCGTTCCCTTTATCTGAAGTATCTGAAACCATCAAAGTAAATCTCGACCAAATCACAACACTCGAAGGGCATGAGATCATCAACCTACGAGGGGAAGTCCTTCCGATCTACCGACTCAATCGAATTTTGGGTCTTGCCGACAAACAAGAAATGGTGGAAGTCCCTGTTGTGATTGTGAACTACAAAACAAGGAAACTTGGTTTTATGGTCGATGATCTCATTGGAAAACATGAAACAGTGATCAAGTCACTTGGGAAAAATTTCCAAGACGTACAAGGATTAACTGGTGCCACCATCATGGGAGATGGAACCATTATTTTGGTCTTAGACATTCCAGGGCTTGTTGAGATTGCTGCTGATAAAGTAGATTGGACTGATAAGCTCGTATCTGGTGAGATGATGAAACGTTCATCCACAATTCGTTCCCTAGAAATGTCTGATTCTGAATACATATTCAAATCAAACCACCCCACAAATCGTTATAATGCGAAACTCATTGAGTTACGGGCAAAAGACAAATCGCGCATCAAAAAAGAAAAACATAAAATCGAAAAACACATCATTGTTCCAAAAGAAGAAGTGTTTACCGAAGAACCTGTTACCAACCAAAAAATTACAACAGAAGTAATCAAAAAAGAAACTACTGTGAATGGACACAGCGAAGATCATTCTTCGGCAAATGAATCCATTACTTCAACACTTGTATTGGATCATAAAACAGATGAGATCCATAGGCTTGCTGATGTTGCAAAAATAGAAAATGTAAAACTAACGGAAAGAGAACAGGCTGCCGAAATCATTAAAGGTTTTGTTGAACAAAAAGAGGAACGTCTAAACCAAGTTTCTGCCTTAAATTCAGATGCCATTAACGAAATCATGTCTTCCAAAGACATAAAAAAATTGGAAAACATTGTCAACACAGGTATGATGAATGCTGGTGTTGTGTTGTCTCAGTTAGTTGGGAAAGAAGTCGAGTTATTTATTCCGGAAATTAAACTCACTGATCGAGATGGTTTGGCGAAAGAATTCCGTTATTCGATGGACCAATTTTTTGGAATGAAAATCCGAATGACTGGTGATTTGAACGGAAATTTACTCATGATGTTTTCGGAAGAAAATGGTTCTGAAATTGCGAGAGAACTTCTTGGTTCTGAAGAAGCAAAATATGCAGATGGTAGCAATCATAAATTATCAGATGATATGATGTCTGTATTATCTGAAATTTCCAATATTGTTTGTTCGAGTGTTATGAATTCTCTATCCAACAAATTGAAAAAAGAAATTTTACCTTCTGTTCCTGAAATGATCACTGGTAGTTTTATGGAAGTAGTGGACATTGTAAAACCAGAAAGAACTAAATTTTTGTCCATGCATACAGAGTTTAACCACCAAGGTAGTAACCTAATCGGTGTTTTAGTATTTTTACCTGATTTTGACGAGTTAGTTGAGTTAATTCATAAATCATGA
- the infC gene encoding translation initiation factor IF-3 yields MQKRPNPRGNPNQDKFAHIRINEQITNVASIRLVSDEGSDIVTLEEALRRAKEANLDLVEVSGDQDVHVCKLIDFGKYKFELLKKTKEAKKKQHVVTVKEIKIRPRIDNHDFEIKKRHALEFLQKGDKVKVTLRFRGREMVHSEIGMNIVNRFVEDLKEHASPEKMPVHDGKTIVVVMNPISEKAKG; encoded by the coding sequence ATGCAGAAACGGCCCAACCCTAGAGGGAACCCAAACCAAGATAAATTCGCCCACATCAGAATTAACGAACAAATTACCAATGTAGCATCGATTCGACTCGTCAGTGACGAAGGATCAGATATCGTTACTCTGGAAGAAGCTCTGAGAAGAGCTAAGGAAGCTAACCTTGATTTGGTGGAAGTCTCGGGTGACCAGGATGTTCACGTCTGTAAGCTGATCGATTTTGGAAAATACAAATTCGAACTTCTTAAAAAAACGAAAGAAGCGAAAAAGAAACAACACGTAGTCACGGTAAAAGAAATCAAAATCCGCCCGCGGATTGATAACCATGACTTCGAGATTAAGAAGCGTCATGCTTTAGAATTCTTGCAAAAGGGTGATAAAGTAAAAGTGACACTTCGATTCCGAGGCAGAGAGATGGTTCACTCTGAAATTGGAATGAATATTGTTAACCGGTTTGTCGAGGACCTAAAAGAGCATGCCTCTCCCGAAAAAATGCCGGTACACGACGGAAAGACGATAGTTGTCGTGATGAACCCAATTAGTGAGAAAGCTAAAGGATAA
- a CDS encoding chemotaxis protein CheW has translation MDQEKLLTSLAEKTKMEQESDLGDLEQFLTFTIEKEFFGIRLLLVHEILKPVLITRIPNVEDYILGVINLRGEIIPIVDLKKRFHNTDSDIYPISRIVVVMLEEKRIGVLVDEVKQVVKIQKDFISYTTDDLSLNYSKMVESVSRYEDHLILNLDLEQIVNFVSTTK, from the coding sequence ATGGACCAAGAAAAACTCCTCACATCCCTTGCGGAAAAAACCAAAATGGAACAAGAGTCTGATTTAGGAGACCTTGAACAATTTCTTACCTTTACGATCGAAAAGGAATTTTTTGGGATCCGATTGCTACTGGTTCATGAAATTTTAAAACCTGTTCTCATCACTCGTATTCCAAATGTAGAAGATTATATTTTAGGAGTGATTAACTTAAGAGGGGAAATCATTCCAATTGTTGATTTGAAAAAAAGATTCCATAATACTGATTCTGACATTTATCCCATCTCGCGTATCGTAGTGGTTATGTTAGAGGAAAAACGAATTGGGGTTTTAGTGGATGAAGTCAAACAGGTTGTAAAAATCCAAAAGGATTTTATCAGTTATACAACTGATGACTTGTCGTTAAACTATAGTAAGATGGTTGAATCTGTATCACGTTACGAAGACCATTTGATTTTGAATTTGGATTTGGAACAAATTGTTAATTTTGTTTCTACCACAAAGTAA
- a CDS encoding 5-formyltetrahydrofolate cyclo-ligase — protein MNSISKQDARKILKTNIPKLTDREELESAILKRLFPLLQGNSKIITYVPDLQWEVDVLPIIESCPLPRPTSFIESRHSAKWYFPKVVKDKGLCFLRPFSFEKGPYGIFEPIGDEEISVEDADLILVPGLGYHENGFRLGRGGGYYDRILHKESVQKKTIGFSFSKFFPVPFQVEEHDVKVGKMITEFQIHSFFD, from the coding sequence TTGAATTCGATTTCCAAACAAGACGCAAGGAAGATCCTCAAAACCAATATCCCAAAACTTACTGATCGAGAAGAGTTAGAATCAGCGATTCTCAAAAGACTATTTCCCTTATTACAAGGAAACTCCAAAATCATCACTTATGTTCCAGACCTGCAATGGGAAGTGGATGTGTTGCCCATCATCGAATCATGCCCTTTGCCAAGACCCACGAGTTTTATTGAATCCAGGCATTCGGCGAAGTGGTACTTTCCAAAAGTGGTGAAAGACAAGGGATTATGTTTCCTTCGTCCGTTCTCTTTTGAAAAAGGTCCATATGGAATCTTTGAACCGATAGGAGATGAGGAGATTTCCGTAGAGGATGCGGATTTGATTCTGGTTCCAGGTCTTGGTTACCATGAAAATGGATTTCGCCTTGGTCGAGGTGGTGGGTATTATGACCGTATTTTACACAAAGAATCTGTGCAAAAGAAAACAATAGGGTTTAGTTTTTCTAAATTTTTTCCCGTCCCATTCCAAGTAGAAGAACACGATGTTAAAGTCGGAAAAATGATTACGGAATTTCAGATTCATTCTTTTTTCGATTGA
- a CDS encoding segregation and condensation protein A, with the protein MSQTPEFIVRWQNQDGGLTEGPLTVLWSLIDSYKVDIFEVSLSRITSDFIQFLRTSQSLSIELTSEFAVMASHLVYLKSKALLPDPGFEEEDYDPPLPKELVDKLLEHKKFQMAGQRLAELDRLTAGMFTRETNQVLDETENWLDVSLVDLISAFNSILEQESSNEAEEQIPIYEGVSQYSVEDKMAYLQNLLEKTGEIHFMDLFENDKPEKKEIVAAFLAVLEVVKIRVCKVIQHAVFGEIKIVKV; encoded by the coding sequence ATGTCCCAAACCCCGGAGTTTATCGTCCGGTGGCAAAACCAGGACGGTGGATTGACTGAAGGACCTTTGACGGTTTTATGGTCTCTGATTGATAGTTATAAGGTGGATATCTTTGAAGTCTCCCTTTCGCGTATCACATCTGATTTCATTCAATTTTTGAGAACGAGTCAATCCTTGTCCATTGAGCTCACTTCCGAGTTTGCTGTGATGGCATCACATTTGGTATACTTAAAATCCAAGGCTCTTCTTCCAGACCCTGGGTTTGAAGAAGAAGACTATGATCCACCCCTTCCTAAGGAACTTGTGGACAAACTTTTGGAACACAAAAAATTCCAAATGGCGGGACAACGATTAGCAGAACTGGACAGATTGACCGCAGGTATGTTCACGCGGGAAACAAACCAAGTTCTGGATGAAACCGAAAATTGGTTAGATGTGAGTCTTGTTGATCTCATTTCTGCCTTCAATTCTATCTTGGAACAAGAAAGTTCCAATGAAGCCGAAGAACAAATACCAATTTACGAAGGGGTATCCCAATATTCGGTCGAAGACAAAATGGCATACCTGCAAAATCTCCTAGAAAAAACGGGCGAAATTCACTTCATGGATTTGTTTGAAAATGACAAACCAGAAAAAAAAGAAATCGTCGCAGCCTTCCTTGCTGTATTAGAAGTTGTTAAAATCCGAGTTTGCAAAGTGATCCAACATGCAGTTTTCGGAGAAATCAAAATAGTCAAGGTTTAG
- a CDS encoding cell division protein ZapA gives MADSAQNSHKITKQIFGETYTIVGEASSGYISEVADYVETRLLELGKVLPNASKTKIAVLCALNLADELFQMRDVTAKVNENPELEERTKKIISLLEEGIIGDHF, from the coding sequence ATGGCAGACTCTGCCCAAAACTCTCATAAAATCACCAAACAAATCTTTGGTGAAACGTATACAATCGTAGGGGAAGCATCTTCAGGGTATATTTCTGAAGTTGCTGATTACGTGGAAACACGCCTATTGGAATTGGGAAAAGTGTTACCCAATGCATCCAAAACCAAAATTGCCGTACTTTGTGCACTCAATTTAGCCGACGAGTTGTTCCAAATGAGGGATGTCACTGCCAAAGTGAATGAAAATCCTGAATTGGAAGAACGAACGAAAAAAATTATCTCTTTGTTGGAAGAGGGAATCATTGGGGACCATTTTTGA
- the thrS gene encoding threonine--tRNA ligase, with product MAALTITLPDGSSKELESGKSFSDFVQNQLPFLKEKALAVVLSDGRTVDLSFVPTENTSVKFLTFDDKDGKEVFHHSSAHLLGMAVQRLWPHARLTVGPVIENGPGFFFYDIDFGETIITVDDLPKIEVEMGKIVKEDLTVKRWELSKEEAIEKFKKENEPYKVELIQGFDAASVSLYGQGEWYDLCRGPHVARTGQLKAFKLTAISGAYWKGDSKNKQLTRIYGVSFPTKKQLDEYIFLIEEAKKRDHRKLGKELDLFSFQDEAPGFPFWHPKGTVLWNTLASYIREECFRRGYQEIKTPAILNSSLWKKSGHWDNFKENMYFTDIDESEFAVKPMNCPGCCLIYKYHMHSYRELPLRFMELGNVHRHEMSGVLHGLFRVRAFTQDDAHIYAPLEKVESEVEDIIDFTFDVYKKFGFTEFKTFIATRPEKSQGSDEDWNLATQALHDALKKKGIEYGIKEGDGAFYGPKIEFNIKDSLGRLWQCGTVQIDFSMPNRFELDFTASDGKKHAPVMIHRAIYGSLERFIGILIEHFEGKFPLWLNPIQIRVLTVAETHSDYAKEVYQDLVMHGFRVELDVRNEKIGSKIRDSIMKRCSYTLILGDKEKEAGNISYRRMGEEKTETVSRDGFLSLLKGELN from the coding sequence ATGGCAGCACTTACGATTACATTACCCGATGGAAGTTCCAAGGAACTCGAATCCGGAAAGTCATTTTCTGATTTTGTCCAAAACCAACTGCCTTTCTTAAAAGAGAAAGCTCTTGCCGTTGTCTTGTCCGATGGACGGACTGTTGATTTATCTTTTGTTCCTACCGAAAACACGAGTGTCAAATTTCTCACCTTTGATGACAAAGATGGAAAAGAAGTTTTCCACCATTCCTCTGCCCACTTACTAGGGATGGCTGTCCAACGATTATGGCCTCATGCAAGACTCACTGTGGGTCCTGTCATCGAGAATGGTCCAGGGTTTTTCTTTTACGACATTGATTTTGGTGAAACCATTATCACTGTGGATGACCTACCTAAAATCGAAGTGGAGATGGGAAAAATTGTCAAGGAAGACCTTACCGTCAAACGTTGGGAACTTTCTAAAGAAGAAGCCATTGAAAAATTTAAAAAAGAAAATGAACCTTATAAAGTAGAACTCATCCAAGGGTTTGATGCCGCCTCTGTTTCGTTATATGGACAAGGGGAATGGTATGACTTATGCCGTGGGCCACACGTGGCACGCACTGGCCAACTGAAAGCCTTCAAACTCACAGCCATTTCGGGCGCTTATTGGAAGGGTGATTCCAAAAACAAACAGCTCACTCGTATTTATGGAGTGTCTTTTCCCACCAAAAAACAGTTAGATGAATATATCTTTCTCATCGAAGAAGCCAAAAAAAGAGACCACAGAAAACTCGGGAAGGAACTTGACCTTTTTAGTTTCCAAGACGAAGCTCCTGGCTTTCCGTTTTGGCATCCAAAAGGTACTGTCCTTTGGAACACTCTTGCATCTTACATTCGAGAAGAGTGTTTTAGACGGGGCTACCAAGAAATCAAAACTCCTGCCATTTTAAACTCATCTCTTTGGAAAAAATCAGGTCACTGGGATAATTTTAAAGAAAACATGTACTTCACTGACATCGATGAAAGTGAGTTTGCCGTCAAACCGATGAACTGTCCTGGATGTTGTTTGATTTATAAATACCACATGCATTCCTATCGGGAATTACCCCTTCGGTTTATGGAACTCGGGAATGTTCATAGGCATGAAATGTCAGGAGTTCTACATGGGCTTTTCCGTGTTCGTGCATTCACACAAGATGATGCCCATATCTATGCACCATTGGAAAAAGTAGAATCCGAAGTCGAAGACATCATTGATTTTACCTTTGACGTGTACAAAAAATTTGGGTTTACCGAATTCAAAACTTTCATTGCAACTCGACCCGAAAAATCACAAGGAAGTGATGAAGATTGGAACCTCGCCACACAAGCATTACATGATGCTCTAAAGAAAAAAGGAATCGAATACGGGATCAAGGAAGGAGACGGAGCATTCTACGGACCAAAGATCGAGTTCAATATCAAAGATTCACTTGGTAGGTTATGGCAATGTGGAACTGTTCAAATTGACTTTTCAATGCCAAATCGTTTTGAACTCGACTTTACAGCGTCTGATGGAAAAAAACATGCACCAGTCATGATCCATAGAGCCATTTACGGATCGCTCGAACGTTTTATTGGAATTCTCATCGAACACTTTGAAGGAAAATTTCCACTTTGGTTAAATCCGATTCAAATTCGTGTCTTAACTGTGGCAGAAACACATAGTGATTATGCGAAAGAAGTATATCAAGATTTAGTAATGCATGGATTTCGAGTCGAACTCGATGTTCGGAATGAAAAAATTGGAAGTAAAATTAGGGATTCCATCATGAAACGGTGCAGTTATACGCTCATCCTTGGGGATAAAGAAAAAGAAGCAGGGAATATTTCTTACAGAAGAATGGGAGAAGAAAAAACAGAAACTGTTTCTCGTGATGGTTTCCTCTCTCTTCTCAAAGGGGAATTGAACTAA
- the rplT gene encoding 50S ribosomal protein L20 has protein sequence MPRAVNGTIHKNRRKKLLAKAKGFRGGRSKLFRTAKSAVMKAGQWAYRDRRKKKSEFRKLWITRINAAVRENGMSYSKFIHALKTQGINLDRKTLADLAYNHKEVFNAIVEKTKVAK, from the coding sequence ATGCCACGCGCAGTCAACGGAACCATTCATAAGAATCGTAGAAAGAAACTACTTGCGAAAGCAAAAGGTTTTAGAGGTGGACGTTCTAAACTATTCAGAACAGCAAAATCAGCTGTGATGAAAGCTGGTCAATGGGCATACCGTGACCGTAGAAAGAAAAAGTCCGAATTTCGTAAACTTTGGATTACGCGAATTAATGCTGCTGTTAGAGAAAATGGAATGTCTTATTCAAAATTCATCCACGCCCTCAAAACACAAGGCATCAACTTAGATCGCAAGACATTGGCTGATCTTGCTTACAACCACAAAGAAGTATTCAACGCCATCGTCGAAAAAACCAAAGTCGCTAAGTAA
- the rpmI gene encoding 50S ribosomal protein L35 has product MYKLKTNRAAAKRFKFTKSGKIKRGCAFRRHILEKKSPKMKHQSRGMHLIHETDYNRVEKLLPYGG; this is encoded by the coding sequence ATGTATAAACTAAAAACAAATAGGGCAGCAGCCAAACGTTTTAAGTTTACCAAATCTGGTAAAATCAAACGTGGTTGTGCGTTCCGAAGACATATCTTAGAGAAAAAATCTCCTAAGATGAAACACCAAAGCCGTGGAATGCATCTCATCCATGAAACCGATTATAACCGTGTAGAAAAACTTCTACCTTACGGAGGTTAA